A genomic segment from Poecilia reticulata strain Guanapo linkage group LG3, Guppy_female_1.0+MT, whole genome shotgun sequence encodes:
- the gnb5b gene encoding guanine nucleotide-binding protein subunit beta-5b, which yields MCDQTFMAATFGPCDSCSKASPLMNIYIKSEAINYCSFCVEMMACQGLQKGETLASLKKESENLKKKLEEERGKLNDVELHQVAEKMEAVAALSLKTRRVLKGHGNKVLCMDWCKDKRRLVSSSQDGKVIVWDAFTLNKEHGITLPCTWVMACAYAPSGCAVACGGLDNKCSVVPLSLDRTENLAAKKKSVAMHTNYVSGCSFTNSDMQLLTSSGDGTCALWDVESGQLLQSFHGHTADVLSLDLAPSETGNTFVSGGCDMKANVWDMRSGQNIQSFESHESDINCVKYYPSGDAFASASDDATCRFYDLRADREVAVYQKDSIIFGASSVDFSLSGRLLFSGHNDYTINIWDVLKGTRVSILFGHENRISRVRVSPDGTALCSASWDNSLRIWA from the exons ATGTGTGACCAGACGTTCATGGCGGCCACCTTCGGCCCGTGTGACAGCTGCAGCAAGGCCAGTCCGCTGATGAACATCTACATCAAAAGCGAGGCCATCAACTACTGCTCCTTCTGCGTGGAAATG ATGGCGTGCCAGGGGCTCCAGAAAGGGGAGACCCTGGCATCACTGAAGAAGGAGAGCGAGAACCtgaagaagaagctggaggaggagcgcGGCAAGCTGAACGATGTGGAGT TGCATCAGGTGGCTGAGAAGATGGAGGCGGTGGCCGCTCTCTCCTTGAAGACCAGGCGCGTCCTGAAAGGCCATGGCAACAAGGTTCTGTGTATGGACTGGTGTAAGGACAAACGTCGCCTGGTCAGCTCttcacag GATGGAAAAGTGATTGTCTGGGATGCGTTTACTCTCAATAAG GAGCATGGGATAACCCTGCCATGTACGTGGGTGATGGCATGTGCGTACGCTCCCTCCGGTTGTGCTGTGGCATGCGG GGGTTTGGATAACAAATGCTCAGTGGTCCCGCTGTCACTGGACAGAACTGAGAACCTGGCAGCAAAGAAGAAGTCGGTCGCCATGCACACCAACTATGTATCAGGATGCTCCTTCACCAACTCGGACATGCAG CTGCTGACCTCCAGCGGGGATGGAACATGTGCATTGTGGGACGTGGAGAGTgggcagctgctgcagagcttCCACGGTCACACGGCGGACGTCTTGTCGCTGGACCTTGCTCCGTCCGAGACCGGAAACACGTTTGTGTCCGGG GGCTGCGATATGAAGGCCAACGTGTGGGACATGCGCTCGggacagaacattcagtctttTGAAAGCCACGAGTCGGATATCAACTGTGTGAA GTACTATCCCAGTGGAGACGCATTTGCATCTGCGTCAGATGACGCCACG TGCCGTTTCTACGACCTGCGGGCGGACCGCGAAGTTGCCGTCTACCAGAAGGACAGCATCATATTTGGTGCCTCCTCTGTGGATTTCTCTCTGAGTG GCCGCCTGTTGTTCTCTGGGCACAATGACTACACCATAAACATTTGGGACGTTTTGAAGGGAACTCGCGTCTCCATCCTGTTTGGCCATGAAAACCGCATCAGCAGAGTCCGAGTGTCGCCTGATGGCACGGCGCTCTGCTCGGCCTCCTGGGACAACAGTCTACGG ATTTGGGCCTAG